A section of the Streptomyces sp. NBC_01591 genome encodes:
- a CDS encoding vWA domain-containing protein, with protein MPEPETAPERPQLDLTKLLAARYRAATDRPYLASALYALSVVASTGVPTMGVDRHWRCYVSPAFVDATPVAELAAVWLHEVAHLLRDHHGRAERLPAADQRDPHRVNVAQDCEINDDLIADGLPLPAGRMEPRLFGLPTGQLFEAYLPGLPPGPPPHDCGSGAHGQPVPWELTGPDGPNRLGPVEAEALRRHTAEAMRAHRRGRGTLPAGWKRWADQILEPTVDWRQALAGAVREAAAWAAGAIDYTYRRPSRRNAALQGVVLPSLRGPLPRVAVVIDTSGSMGDEELGSALAEVTGVLREVGIRGNRVTVLACDADVQSVSRVTAAEQITLGGGGGTDMRVGIAAALTARDRPNIVVVLTDGYTPWPDEAPSCRLVAALIGPDAPQPPRWVETVRVTDRARP; from the coding sequence GTGCCGGAACCGGAAACCGCCCCGGAGCGGCCCCAGTTGGACCTGACCAAGCTGCTCGCCGCCCGCTACCGGGCGGCGACCGACCGGCCCTATCTGGCCTCGGCGCTGTACGCGCTCTCGGTGGTGGCGAGCACCGGGGTGCCGACGATGGGCGTGGACCGGCACTGGCGCTGCTACGTGTCACCCGCCTTCGTCGACGCGACACCGGTGGCGGAACTCGCGGCGGTGTGGCTGCACGAGGTGGCGCATCTGCTGCGCGACCATCACGGGCGCGCCGAACGGCTGCCCGCCGCCGACCAGCGCGACCCGCACCGCGTCAATGTCGCCCAGGACTGCGAGATCAACGACGACCTCATCGCCGACGGCCTGCCCCTGCCGGCCGGACGGATGGAGCCGCGCCTCTTCGGCCTGCCGACCGGGCAGCTCTTCGAGGCGTATCTCCCCGGTCTGCCGCCGGGCCCGCCCCCGCACGACTGCGGGTCCGGCGCCCATGGACAACCGGTGCCCTGGGAGCTGACCGGACCGGACGGGCCGAACCGTCTCGGTCCGGTGGAGGCCGAGGCTCTGCGACGCCACACCGCGGAGGCCATGCGCGCCCATCGGCGCGGCCGGGGCACCCTCCCGGCTGGCTGGAAGCGCTGGGCGGACCAGATCCTGGAGCCCACGGTCGACTGGCGGCAGGCGCTCGCGGGCGCGGTACGGGAGGCCGCCGCCTGGGCCGCCGGAGCGATCGACTACACCTACCGCCGACCCTCCCGCCGCAACGCGGCGCTCCAGGGCGTCGTGCTGCCCAGTCTGCGCGGGCCGCTGCCCCGTGTCGCCGTCGTCATCGACACCTCTGGGTCGATGGGTGACGAGGAACTCGGCTCGGCGCTGGCGGAGGTCACCGGGGTACTGCGTGAGGTGGGCATCCGGGGCAACCGCGTCACCGTGCTGGCCTGCGACGCCGACGTGCAGAGCGTGTCCAGGGTGACGGCCGCCGAGCAGATCACCCTGGGCGGGGGCGGCGGCACCGACATGCGGGTGGGCATCGCCGCCGCCCTCACGGCGCGGGACCGCCCGAACATCGTCGTCGTACTCACCGACGGCTACACGCCCTGGCCGGACGAGGCCCCTTCGTGCCGGCTCGTCGCGGCGCTCATCGGCCCGGACGCCCCGCAGCCCCCGAGGTGGGTGGAGACCGTCCGCGTCACCGACCGGGCCCGGCCGTGA
- a CDS encoding amidohydrolase family protein, translated as MDGGWLLPGLVDVHTHPGAPEPGAPFDEALLRRQLGEHRDAGVLAVRTPGTARRMPAWVAEDPELPRVTSAGRWLATPGRFFPGFGRDVSEAELVRAAVEEAAASSGWCKVVGDWALDQPAVPLPLLTSVVAAVHATGGKVAVHCQTAEGSRNAVLAGADSLEHGMHLDPALLDRMATQGTAFVPTLSVFGAGADAMRAREPSVRRDLWLAGWDSMLDNVRAAHEAGVTVLAGTDSFPCGTVAGEMEWLVRAGLSAHAALGAASWTARAWLGLPGLVDGAAADVVAYATDPTLDPGALNLPSRIVLRGRVVR; from the coding sequence GTGGACGGCGGCTGGCTGCTGCCCGGGCTCGTCGATGTGCACACGCATCCGGGCGCTCCGGAGCCGGGCGCGCCGTTCGACGAGGCGTTGCTGCGCAGGCAGTTGGGCGAGCACCGGGACGCGGGGGTGCTCGCGGTACGCACCCCCGGCACGGCGCGGCGGATGCCCGCATGGGTGGCGGAGGACCCGGAGCTGCCCCGGGTGACGTCGGCGGGACGGTGGCTGGCCACACCCGGCCGGTTCTTCCCCGGCTTCGGGCGCGATGTGAGCGAGGCCGAGTTGGTGCGGGCGGCCGTGGAGGAGGCGGCCGCTTCGTCCGGGTGGTGCAAGGTCGTCGGCGACTGGGCCCTCGACCAACCCGCCGTGCCGCTGCCGCTGTTGACCTCGGTGGTGGCGGCGGTGCACGCGACGGGCGGCAAGGTGGCGGTGCACTGCCAGACCGCCGAGGGCAGCCGCAACGCCGTACTGGCGGGCGCCGACAGCCTGGAGCACGGTATGCATCTCGACCCGGCCCTGCTGGACCGGATGGCCACGCAGGGCACCGCGTTCGTGCCGACGCTGAGCGTCTTCGGCGCCGGGGCGGACGCGATGCGGGCACGGGAGCCGAGCGTGCGCCGTGATCTGTGGCTGGCCGGCTGGGACAGCATGCTCGACAATGTGCGCGCGGCCCACGAAGCGGGGGTGACGGTGCTGGCGGGGACGGACTCCTTCCCTTGCGGGACGGTCGCGGGCGAGATGGAATGGCTGGTACGGGCCGGTCTTTCGGCCCACGCGGCACTCGGTGCCGCGTCCTGGACGGCGCGGGCCTGGCTCGGACTGCCGGGCCTCGTGGACGGCGCGGCCGCCGATGTCGTCGCGTACGCCACCGACCCGACCCTGGATCCCGGCGCGCTGAACCTGCCGAGCCGGATCGTGCTCCGGGGACGCGTCGTGCGATGA
- a CDS encoding sigma 54-interacting transcriptional regulator has protein sequence MSTIAPGRPGQPPVPPRPADVPGPLDAADELNRRLRTSRTEAAANPQLEALALAVTANQPVLLWGEPGIGKSAGMEQLAAGLGLGLETVIASVHEPSDFAGLPVVGDDPAVTGVPMAPPDWAVRLARTGQGLLFFDELSSAPPAVQAALLRVVLERRVGSLTLPESVRIVAAANPPSSAADGWHLSPPLANRFVHLQWTHDPRTVARGMAGTWPEVAVPVVDAARVPGAAARARGAISGFLTARPGLVHHIPADAESRGRAWPSPRTWDMALRLLATGYATGTGREAVAAALTGAVGDGAGIELLSYLENLDLPDPDRVLADPDAFALPERGDRQLAFLIAVVAAVQGDLTRRRWEAGWTVLAKAVDAGVPDVAARAAVDLATMRDTDWPVPEGIDAFVELLQLSGALPQSG, from the coding sequence GTGAGCACCATCGCCCCCGGCAGACCGGGACAGCCCCCCGTACCACCGCGCCCGGCCGACGTACCGGGACCGCTGGACGCCGCCGACGAGCTGAACCGCAGACTGCGGACCTCACGGACCGAAGCCGCCGCCAATCCTCAACTGGAGGCGCTGGCACTGGCGGTGACGGCCAATCAGCCGGTGCTGCTCTGGGGCGAGCCGGGCATCGGCAAGTCGGCCGGCATGGAGCAGCTCGCCGCCGGACTGGGCCTCGGTCTGGAGACGGTCATCGCCAGCGTGCACGAACCGTCCGACTTCGCCGGGCTGCCGGTCGTCGGTGACGACCCGGCCGTGACCGGGGTGCCGATGGCCCCGCCGGACTGGGCGGTCCGGCTGGCACGCACGGGCCAGGGGCTGTTGTTCTTCGACGAGTTGTCCTCCGCTCCCCCGGCCGTGCAGGCGGCACTGCTGCGCGTGGTGCTCGAACGCCGGGTGGGCAGCCTGACGTTGCCGGAGTCCGTACGCATCGTGGCGGCGGCGAACCCACCGTCGAGCGCGGCGGACGGCTGGCACCTCAGCCCACCGCTCGCCAACCGTTTCGTGCACCTCCAGTGGACGCACGATCCGCGCACCGTCGCGCGGGGCATGGCCGGTACGTGGCCCGAGGTGGCCGTGCCGGTCGTCGACGCCGCCAGGGTTCCGGGGGCGGCGGCGCGGGCCCGTGGCGCGATCTCCGGCTTCCTGACCGCACGACCGGGCCTCGTCCATCACATTCCGGCCGACGCGGAGAGCCGGGGCCGGGCCTGGCCGTCCCCGCGGACCTGGGACATGGCGCTGCGGCTGCTCGCCACCGGGTACGCGACGGGCACCGGGCGGGAGGCGGTGGCCGCCGCGCTGACCGGGGCTGTCGGGGACGGCGCGGGCATCGAGTTGCTGTCCTACCTGGAGAACCTCGATCTGCCCGACCCCGACCGCGTACTGGCGGACCCCGACGCGTTCGCCCTGCCCGAGCGCGGCGACCGTCAACTGGCCTTCCTCATCGCGGTCGTCGCGGCCGTCCAGGGCGACCTCACCAGGCGCCGCTGGGAAGCGGGCTGGACGGTGCTGGCGAAGGCCGTCGACGCGGGTGTGCCCGATGTGGCGGCCAGGGCGGCGGTGGATCTGGCGACGATGCGGGACACCGACTGGCCGGTGCCGGAAGGCATCGACGCCTTCGTGGAACTGCTGCAACTGTCCGGCGCCCTCCCGCAGAGCGGCTGA
- a CDS encoding TIGR03086 family metal-binding protein, with protein MNTHTETTPTIDLEPAARQIVTLLDGIDEQQLDDPTPCPDYAVRELLAHVVELSTAFRDAARKDLGPTTDTPPDTELPVLGDDWREALPPLLDELVTAWRDPAARQGMTRAGNVDLPGEVALLVALDELVIHGWDLARSTGQKYEGDEASLRVSLVMLTPGDGKPRAETIFGPPVPVPADAPLVDRAVAMSGRRPDWEPGD; from the coding sequence ATGAACACGCACACGGAGACAACTCCCACGATCGATCTGGAACCCGCGGCGCGGCAGATCGTCACCCTGCTCGACGGCATCGACGAGCAGCAGCTGGACGATCCGACGCCCTGCCCCGACTACGCGGTGCGCGAGCTGCTCGCCCACGTGGTCGAGTTGAGCACGGCGTTCCGGGACGCGGCGCGGAAGGACCTCGGCCCGACGACCGACACCCCTCCGGACACGGAGCTTCCGGTCCTCGGTGACGACTGGCGCGAGGCGCTGCCGCCGTTGCTGGACGAGCTGGTGACTGCCTGGCGCGATCCTGCCGCCCGGCAGGGAATGACCAGGGCGGGCAACGTGGATCTGCCGGGTGAGGTGGCGCTGCTGGTCGCACTGGACGAGCTGGTGATCCACGGCTGGGACCTCGCCCGGTCGACCGGGCAGAAGTACGAGGGGGACGAGGCGAGCCTTCGCGTCTCGCTGGTCATGCTGACCCCCGGTGACGGCAAGCCCCGGGCGGAGACCATCTTCGGCCCGCCGGTTCCGGTCCCGGCCGACGCGCCCCTCGTCGACCGGGCCGTCGCGATGAGCGGCCGCCGCCCGGACTGGGAGCCCGGCGACTGA
- a CDS encoding SH3 domain-containing protein, with the protein MMKKMMLAAMVLTAGLGLAVSPAAQAAQSPAAAQAAKAPAAVCTVNDNGVNFRGGPGSEYPVLGQVNRGQKLDARGQQGDWVMGDLWGGPTGVWIHVAYLDC; encoded by the coding sequence ATGATGAAGAAGATGATGCTGGCCGCGATGGTGCTGACCGCCGGTCTCGGGCTGGCGGTGAGCCCCGCCGCCCAGGCCGCGCAGAGCCCCGCCGCCGCGCAGGCCGCGAAGGCGCCGGCAGCGGTCTGCACCGTCAACGACAACGGGGTGAACTTCCGCGGCGGGCCGGGCAGCGAGTACCCGGTCCTGGGCCAGGTGAACCGGGGCCAGAAGCTCGACGCCCGCGGCCAGCAGGGCGACTGGGTCATGGGCGACCTGTGGGGCGGCCCGACGGGCGTCTGGATCCACGTGGCCTACCTCGACTGCTGA
- a CDS encoding fibronectin type III domain-containing protein, with product MEGTTVQRPHATAALACSAALLLAALTACDSAPEADTREPTVPRHVTAQASSATSVHVMWERASDDKAVTGYEIYREGKRVESVPAAKVMIDVDGLTASTAYTFTVRARDAAGNLSAPSAAASVTTPAPTPADHEPPTRPVKLRGTVDGSRAVNLSWGGSTDDVGVTSYDIYQEDSRIHSVPGTRTTAHLTGLRPGTVYTFTVRARDAADTSSPDSNAIDLTTTSAPGAPASTAPTDLRISNRVQGKEYAVDLDWQQPETGGEIPAYQLFIGGRLTTTIVWGATPPAGRASYRLTVNDPRGTRYSMKIRAKLPDGKWGDFSAQRTVVLGD from the coding sequence ATGGAAGGCACGACCGTGCAACGCCCCCACGCAACCGCCGCGTTGGCCTGTTCCGCCGCCCTGCTCCTCGCCGCGCTCACCGCCTGCGACTCCGCTCCCGAGGCCGACACCCGCGAGCCGACGGTGCCGCGCCATGTGACGGCGCAGGCGAGCAGCGCCACTTCCGTGCACGTCATGTGGGAGCGGGCCTCCGACGACAAGGCGGTCACCGGCTACGAGATCTACCGCGAGGGGAAGCGGGTCGAATCGGTCCCGGCGGCCAAGGTGATGATCGACGTCGACGGGCTGACCGCGTCGACCGCCTACACCTTCACCGTCCGCGCCCGCGACGCCGCCGGGAACCTCTCCGCGCCGAGCGCCGCCGCGAGCGTCACCACACCCGCCCCGACCCCCGCCGACCACGAGCCGCCGACCCGCCCGGTGAAGCTACGCGGCACGGTGGACGGCAGCCGGGCGGTGAACCTCTCCTGGGGCGGCTCGACGGACGACGTCGGTGTCACCTCGTACGACATCTACCAGGAGGACTCCCGAATCCACAGTGTGCCCGGCACCCGGACCACGGCACATCTGACCGGCCTGCGCCCCGGCACCGTCTACACCTTCACCGTCCGCGCCCGGGACGCCGCCGACACCTCCTCGCCGGACAGCAACGCCATCGACCTCACCACCACCTCCGCCCCGGGTGCGCCGGCGAGCACCGCCCCCACCGACCTGCGGATCAGCAACCGCGTCCAGGGCAAGGAGTACGCCGTCGACCTGGACTGGCAGCAGCCGGAGACGGGCGGCGAGATCCCGGCGTACCAGCTTTTCATCGGCGGCCGGCTGACCACCACGATCGTCTGGGGCGCCACCCCGCCCGCAGGCCGGGCGAGCTACCGCCTCACCGTCAACGACCCGCGCGGCACCCGCTACTCGATGAAGATCCGCGCCAAGCTGCCCGACGGGAAGTGGGGCGACTTCTCCGCCCAGCGCACGGTCGTCCTCGGCGACTGA
- a CDS encoding alpha/beta fold hydrolase: protein MEDQSVVDVGDVRLAYRTWGDPFGSPVVLLHGLGGSAASWEAAAALLGEEWRVYALDLRGHGESDWPDEYSFELMRDDVLGFLDECELDRVGLVGHSMGGVVAHLLAQEHADRVERLVLVETPPPFPSEPKPAAEPEGPVDYDQAVVAPIRAEVADPDPEWAAGLGEIVASTLMISGGPESTMPQGRLQDMASLIPDCRLITIGGGHRVHEVHPDQVAQQITEFFTS from the coding sequence ATGGAAGATCAGTCTGTAGTGGATGTCGGCGACGTACGGCTTGCGTACCGGACCTGGGGCGACCCCTTCGGCTCGCCCGTGGTCCTGCTGCACGGCCTCGGCGGCTCCGCCGCGAGCTGGGAGGCGGCCGCCGCCCTGCTGGGCGAGGAGTGGCGGGTGTACGCCCTCGACCTGCGAGGTCACGGCGAGAGCGACTGGCCGGACGAGTACTCCTTCGAGCTGATGCGGGACGACGTCCTCGGCTTCCTGGACGAGTGCGAGCTCGACCGGGTCGGCCTGGTCGGCCACTCCATGGGCGGCGTCGTCGCCCATCTCCTCGCCCAGGAGCACGCGGACCGGGTGGAGCGACTGGTACTGGTGGAGACCCCGCCGCCGTTCCCGAGCGAGCCGAAGCCGGCCGCCGAGCCGGAGGGGCCGGTGGACTACGACCAGGCCGTCGTCGCTCCCATCCGGGCCGAGGTGGCCGACCCCGACCCCGAGTGGGCGGCCGGCCTCGGCGAGATCGTCGCGTCCACGCTGATGATCTCGGGTGGCCCGGAATCCACCATGCCCCAGGGGCGCCTCCAGGACATGGCCTCGCTGATCCCGGACTGCCGGCTGATCACGATCGGGGGCGGCCACCGGGTGCACGAGGTCCATCCGGACCAGGTCGCCCAGCAGATCACGGAGTTCTTCACCAGCTGA
- a CDS encoding chitosanase, with protein MHAPHKRAARRNTRPVRITVIAVGLALTAIPVAAYAGGPSDQAAHQPTAAAHEAAAATGLDDPAKKEIAMQLVSSAENSSLNWKSQYKYIEDIDDDRGYTAGIIGFCSGTGDMLDLVELYTERKPDNVLAKYLPALRKVNGTPSHSGLDPNFTKDWVKAASDSAFKQAQNDERDRVYFNPAVKQGKADGIGTLGQFAYYDAIVMHGDGGDSTSFSSIRKRALSKAKPPSQGGNEVTYLNAFLDARVWAMKQEEAHEDTSRVDTAQRVFLKKGNLNLDPPLDWKVYGDSYHIG; from the coding sequence GTGCACGCTCCCCATAAGCGCGCCGCACGTCGCAACACCCGCCCCGTGCGCATCACGGTCATCGCGGTCGGACTGGCCCTCACGGCGATTCCCGTCGCCGCCTACGCCGGTGGCCCCTCAGACCAGGCGGCCCATCAGCCGACGGCAGCGGCTCACGAGGCCGCCGCCGCGACGGGGCTGGACGACCCGGCGAAGAAGGAGATCGCCATGCAACTGGTCTCCAGCGCCGAGAATTCCTCCCTCAACTGGAAGTCCCAGTACAAGTACATCGAGGACATCGACGACGACCGCGGCTACACCGCGGGCATCATCGGCTTCTGTTCCGGCACGGGCGACATGCTCGACCTCGTCGAGCTGTACACCGAGCGCAAGCCCGACAACGTCCTCGCGAAGTACCTTCCCGCACTGCGGAAGGTCAACGGCACCCCCTCGCACAGCGGTCTCGACCCGAACTTCACCAAGGACTGGGTGAAGGCGGCCTCCGACTCGGCGTTCAAGCAGGCGCAGAACGACGAGCGGGACCGGGTGTACTTCAACCCGGCCGTCAAGCAGGGCAAGGCCGACGGCATCGGCACGCTGGGCCAGTTCGCGTACTACGACGCCATCGTCATGCACGGCGACGGCGGCGACAGCACCAGCTTCAGCTCTATCCGCAAGCGGGCCCTCTCGAAGGCGAAGCCGCCGTCCCAGGGCGGCAACGAGGTCACGTACCTCAACGCCTTCCTCGACGCCCGCGTCTGGGCGATGAAGCAGGAGGAGGCCCACGAGGACACCAGCCGCGTGGACACCGCCCAGCGGGTCTTCCTGAAGAAGGGCAATCTGAACCTGGACCCGCCGCTCGACTGGAAGGTGTACGGCGACAGCTACCACATCGGCTGA